TACCAAAAGTTGACGGAAGATTGGCAGTTTCAGAGAAAACAGATTTCACATTTGTACTTCCGCAGTCGAGCCCATCTTTGCAGGAAAGAGACGGTATTGTAGAATTTATCGATCAGGATCAGATTGCTCTTAATAAAACCATAAAATCTGATTCTGTCAAAGCAGAAAGTCCGATTAAAGGATTGGATGTAAATGTCAACATTGAAGTAGATAAAGAAGCAAAAATGTCGATTATTATTGACAAAGCCAATGGAGATTTTGTAAAACTTCAGGGTGAAGCAGATTTAACAGGCGGAATTGATCCTTCAGGAAAAACAACTTTAGTCGGCGTTTATCAGGTAGAAAAAGGAAGCTACGAAATGTCGGTAAGTCTTTTGAAAAGAAAATTTGATATCCAAAAAGGAAGCACCATCACCTGGACCGGCGAACCAACAACCGCTAAATTGGATATTACCGCTATTTATAAAACCAATGCAGCGCCTATTGATCTTGTAGAACAACAGTTTGGAGGAAATCCTGCAGATCTTAATCAGTTTAAACAAAGAATTCCATTCAATACATTACTGATCCTTAAAGGAGAACTTTTGAAACCTGATATCTCTTTTGATATTACCACAGACGAAAAAAATAACGCGGTTTCTTCTACCGTTACAGAAACAGTAGACGGAAAACTGTCTCAGTTGCGACAAGATGAAAACGAAATGAATAAGCAGGTTTTTGCATTGCTTTTACTGAATCGTTTTATTGGTGAAAACCCTTTCGAAAGTAATTCCGGAGTTTCTGCTGAAACATTGGCGAGACAGAGTGTGAGTAAAATTCTTTCGCAACAGCTTAATAATATTGCCTCCAATCTTATAAAAGGAGTTGATTTAAATTTCGATCTTGAATCTACCGAAGATTATTCTACCGGAACTCAAAATACAAGAACCGATCTGAATATTGATATCAGCAAAAAATTATTAAATGACCGTCTGAAAGTTACAGTAGGAAGTAATTTCGGATTGGAAGGTGAAGCGAGACAAAACGAAAATACCACCAATATTGCAGGAGATGTTATGATAGATTACAGCCTTTCTAGAGACGGAAGATATATGTTGAGAGCGTACCGAAAAAATGATTATCAGGTTGCTTTACAAGGACAAATTATAGAAACCGGAGTAGGATTTATCATCACTTTAGATTACGATAAGTTCCGTGATATTTTCCGTAAATCTAGAAATCAGAGAAACAAGGAAATCAGAGAAAATAAAAGAAAACAAGATAACCAAGTCGTAGAATTTAAATAATGAAGAATACCTTTAATATATACTGCAAATATTTTTTGGCATCGGGAATGACGGTGGCAGTTATCTCTTGTAGCAATACCAAGTTTCTAAAAGACGGGCAAATGCTCTATACCGGAGCTGAAGTAAAAATAGAAAGTGATTCTCTTTCAAAAAAAGAAAAAAGTGAATTGAAGTCTGCACTCGAAGAAAATCTTACGCCAAAACCAAATTCTACTTTCCTTGGTTTAAGACCAAAACTCTATGCATACAATACTACGAAAGAACCCAAAAAAGAAAAAGGCATAAAGTACTGGCTGAAATATAAATTTGGTGAAGAACCTGTTTTGCTTGGAGATGTTGACAGAGAATTTAATAAAGATATTATTGTAAATTATTCTGAAAACAAGGGTTATTTTAATGCAAAAGCTAAATATGACACGGTTTCAAAAAATAAAAAAGCGCAGGTTATTTACACCTTAAATCCGGGAGCAAGATATTTAATAAGCAATGTGAATTTCCCAAAAGATTCTACGCTTATTAATGCAGAAATTCAGAATTTAAAAGAAAAAACGTTACTTAAAGAAGGAAATCCTTTCGATCTTGATGTCATCAAAAACGAACGACAAAGAATCGACAATGAGCTAAAAGACAAAGGTTTTTATTACTTCAGTCCAGACAATATTATTGTACAAGCAGATAGTACGGTAACTAAAAATCCAAAAGTTGAGCTTATTGTAAAGCTGAAAGACAACACACCAAAATTGGCAACCGAACAGTTTACAATTGATAAAGTAGTTGTTTTTCCTAATTACAATCTTCGCGATGCTAAAAAAGGAAAATATAATATCCCGATGAATCCCGATTCTTTGAAAGGATATGAGTACAACAATATTTACGTAGTTGATCCTGATAAAAAATTTAAACCAAGAATTTTTGACCGAGCTTTATATTTCAACCAAGGTGATATCTACAATAGAAAAGACCACAATTTATCTCTTAATCGATTGATCAGCTTGGGTGTTTTTAAGTTTGTGAAAAATGAGTTTGTCGTTTCAGATTCTTTAAATCATAAGTTTGATGCGTATTATGTATTAACTCCAAGAGAACTTCAATCTTTACGCTTGGAAGCTTTGGGAAGAACCAATTCTGCAAATTATGCAGGAAGCGAACTAAATTTAAACTGGACGCAACGAAATTTTTTCCGTGGTGCAGAACAGTTTAAGGCTTCTGTTTATGGAGCATTCGATGTTCAGATGGGCGGTCCTGCAGATGCTGAAAACATTTTCAGAGCGGGAACCAATGTACAATTATCAATTCCAAGAATTGTGGCACCTTTCCGTTTCAATTCTTCAAGTGCTTTTGTTCCGAGAACTAATATGAAACTGGGATATGAATTCCAAAACAGAACAACTTTATATTCTTTAAATACATTTAATGCTTCATTTGGGTACCAATGGAAAGAAAATGTAAGAAAAGAACACGAACTTAATGTCATTGATGTTTCTTTGATTCGTCCGGCAGACATTACTGAAAAATTTAAAACTAAATCTGACGGCAATCCTTACCTTCAAAGAATAACTGAAAAGCAACTTATTTTCGGACCCACTTATTCTTACACCTATTCCACAACAATGCTTCCTAGAAAAAATACGTTTTATTATAAAGGAATGCTGGATTTAGCAGGAAATATTACAGGTCTTGTTACAGGAGCCAATGTAAAAGAAGGAAAGGAAAAAACAATTTTCGGAGTTCCTTTCAGCCAATATGCAAAGATTGAAAATGATCTAAGATTCTATCATAAGTTTAATGAGAAAACATCTTTTGCTTCACGATTTATTGCAGGAGCTGCTATTCCTTATGGAAATTCAGAACATATTCCTTTCTCAAGACAGTTTTTTGTAGGTGGAAGTAACAGTATCAGAGCATTCAGAGCAAGAACTTTAGGTCCTGGAAGTTATGATCCGAGAGATGAGAATAACAACAGAGCTGTTTTTGATCAGTCGGGAGACGTAAAATTAGAATTGAATGCTGAATACAGAGCCAATCTTTATAAATTTTTGAATGTTGCAGCATTTGTAGATGCAGGAAATATCTGGTTGATTAATGATGATATCAATGATGAGGGAGTCAATACAAGACCGGGAGGAAAATTTTCTAAAGAGTTTTTAAGTGAAATTGCAGTAGGAGCAGGAGTTGGTCTACGATTAGATTTCTCAATTTTAGTTTTAAGACTTGATTTGGCAATGCCTCTAAGAGTTCCATATTACGAAAAAGGCGACCGATGGACTTTCGACAGAATCAATTTTGGAGATTCCAGCTGGAGAAAAGATAATCTTATTCTGAATATAGCCATTGGATATCCTTTCTAAAAAGCTAATGTTAGTTAGTTAGTTAGTTAGTTAGTGATCAGCTCTGACTTATTACATAAAAAAGCAACACAATATTTCAATATCAATAGGAACGGGCTTTAGCCCGTTTTTTAGTTTACCACAATTCATTTGGCTTTAGACAAAACTTATCTATTGATAATTTGCTGAAACCATTTATACTTTATGAAGCAAGATTTTTTCCTTTTCTACACTGAAATTCACATTAAGGAATAATCTTTGCCTTAAATCCAGCAACAATATATTGTCATTTCTTGATTTCAAACTGAAGACAATATTCATCATCAAATCACATCTATTAATATTCTAACTATGCTAAAAGAATTAAAATTTTTCTGGGAAACCGTTAAAGAAACATTTACAGAATGGAATAATTCATCCGCTTCTAATGACTCGGCAAGTTTGGCTTATTATGCCATTTTCTCAATTCCGGGATTGCTGATTATTATTATCTGGATCGCAGGATATTTTTTTGGGGAAGAAGCGATTCGCGGACAAATCAGTACTCAGATTAGTGGATTGATGGGACAGGATGTTGCCAAAAGCATTCAGGATATGATTGCAGGAGCACTTATTGATAAGGAAAATATTTTTATGAAAATTGTTGGAGTAGGCTCATTAGTTTATGGTTCTACTACCCTATTTTTTCAGTTGCAGAAATCTCTGAATAATCTTTGGGATGTGGAAGCTGCGCCTAAAAAAGCTTTGGTAAAATTTCTTTTAGACCGTGCGAACTCATTAGGAATGATTCTTATTTTAGGATTTTTACTGATGATCACGATGGTTTTATCCTCATTAATAGGACTCTTTAATAATTTCATCACTACTTATTTCGGTCTTGAAACGTATATCATTGTAGAAATTATTAATTTCACCGTAGGATTTTTAGTTATTGTCGTCCTTTTTGCATTGATGTTTAAAGTACTTCCCGATGTAGAAATCAGCTGGAAATCGGTTTGGAAAGGCGCTTTACTTACTGCAGCTCTTTTTACTTTAGGTAAATTTTTGCTGAGTCTTTACTTTGGACAATTTAAACCCACCTCAGCATTTGGAACTGCCGGAACGGTGATTTTAATTATGATGTGGATTAATTATTCGTGTATGCTGGTTTTCTTCGGCGCAGAATTTACGAAAGTCTACACTTATCGAAAAGGATACAAGATTGTTCCTTCAAAACATGCCAAATGGAGCAGTGCAAAATTGTATAGAGAAAGCCAGGTTCAAAACGAAACTCAGGTTTAAAATAAAAATCCTCCCGAAATTTTCAGGAGGATTTATTTTTTACATTCTGTTTACGGTTCCTATACCTAATAAACTTAATGATTTTTTTATTGTTTGTGCCGTGAGATTTGATAAATTCAAACGGAATTGTTTTAGATCTTCATCTTCAAGTTTTAGAATTATATTGCTTTGATAGAATGAATTGTAAGATTTCACTAAATCATAAAGATAATTTGCAACTAAAGCTGGACTTAATGATTCAGATGCTCTTTCAACAACAGATTTATAATTTGCCAATTGCATAATTACTTCTTTTTCATGCTGATTTAATTCTACCTCAGCAATTTCTCTATTCAAATAATTTGCTTTAATCAACAGCGATTGAATACGAGCATAAGTGTATAAAATAAACGGTCCTGTATTTCCATTAAAATCAATACTTTCTTCAGGATTGAAAAGCATTTTTTTCTTTGGATCTACTTTCAGCATGAAATATTTCAATGCAGCCTGACCAATAATCTCATAAGAAATTTCTTTTTCTCCGTCTGTAAGACCTTCTAATCTTCCTTGCTCAATTGCTTTTAATTTTGCTTCATTATACATTTCCTGCATCAAATCATCGGCATCGACAACTGTTCCTTCACGAGATTTCATTTTTCCGTTTGGAAGTTCTACCATTCCATAAGATAAATGGTACAACTGATCTGCCCAAGAATATCCTAATTTTCCTAAGATTTTAAATAAAACCTGGAAATGGTAATCCTGCTCGTTTCCTACTGTATAAATAAGTTTCTGAATATCGTTTTCTTTAAAACGCTGAACTGCCGTTCCTAAATCCTGAGTCATATACACAGAAGTTCCATCTGAACGAAGCAATAATTTCTGGTCTAAACCTTCGTCAGTTAAATCGCACCAAACCGAACCATCTTCTTTCTGATACAAAACACCTTTATCTAAACCTTCCTGAATAAGATCTTTTCCTAAAATGTAAGTGTTGCTTTCATACTGAACCTGGTCGAAATCTACACCCAATCTTTTGTAAGTCTGATTGAAACCATCGTAAACCCAAGAGTTCATTTCGCTCCAAAGATTTCTTACTTTTTCATCGCCATTCTCCCAATCCAAAAGCATTTGTTGAGCTTCTTTCATTAAAGGAGCATCTTTTTTAGCCTGATCTTCAGTGCTTCCATTCGCAATAAGTTCAGCTATTTCTTTTTTGTATTCCTGGTCAAATTTAACATAGTAGTTTCCTACAAATTTATCTCCCTTCGTTTCTGCATTCGGTGTTTCTCCTTTTCCAAATTTTTCCCAAGCCAACATCGATTTACAGATATGGATTCCTCTGTCATTGATGATCTGACTTTTTATAACATCATAACCCGCTTCTTTAAGAATCTGAGCGACAGAAAAACCTAATAAGTTATTTCTGATATGACCCAAATGCAATGGTTTGTTGGTATTTGGTGAAGAATATTCCACCATTACGGTTGCATTTTTCTTTTCTATATTAAAAAACTGTTCAGAAACCGTTTTAAACTGATCTACGAAGAATTGGTTTTTAACTTTTACATTTAAAAATCCTTTTACCACATTAAAACTTTCCAGCAATTCGGTCTGAGTTGTTAATCCTTCTCCTAATTCTACCCCAATGCTTTCAGGATTTTTCTTCAATTGCTTTACCAAAGGAAAAGTAACGATGGTAAAATCTCCCTCAAACTCAGTTTTATTTTCCTGGATTTCAAGTTTTATATCTTTCAACTGATAGACATTAAGGATAACCTCTGCCAGTTTTTGTTCTATTATATCTTTAATATTCATTATTCTAATTTGAAATGCAAATATACGGAAATAAAAAAACCGCACTAAGGCGGTTTTAATATGAATGTTAAAAGAAATTGTTTAATTAATGTCCCAGAAAACTTTTGTAGTTAGTTTATCTCCCCCAATTGCTGAAGATGCTGCAGTCCAGTTCGCTCCATTTACAGTTTGTTCATTAATAGGGTAAGTTAATCTGGTTGGTACTTTACCAGCAGCAGCAGATACTGCATTAGGTGCTGTTAATACAGGATAATCTAATCTTCTATAGAAGTTCCAAGATTCAAAACCTCTGTTATACATTGCAATCCATGCTTGTTGCCCAATTTTCAACTTCCAGTTTGTAGTAGAAAACACTACATCGGGATTTGCTAAATAGGTAGTAATATCTGCAGCAGGTACTCCCCATTGTTGCATTGATCTTTCAATTGCGATTTGATAATATTGGGCTGCAGTGCTTCCTCCAACGGAATAACCTCTCGCCGCAGCTTCTGCTAAATAAAAATTAACTTCTGCTGCATCAAATAATATTCCTGTTTTGTTTGGAGTTAACAAATTGGTTGCAATATGAGAATTTGCGCCATATTCATTAGTCAAACCAACAGTACCTCCAACATATCCTCCTCCAGAAACCTCTGTAAAATAAAATGGTCTTCTTGGGTCATTCAAATCATTCATTGCATCTACAATACCTTCTTCAACCACAAAATCATTTCTGTTACTTGCAACTACTTCGGCATATAAACGATTAAAATTAGGAGAAGTTCCATCGTATTTAAACAAAGAATTTTTAGGATTTGTAACCATTACTCCTCCAGCATATGCTGCTTCAACAGTCTGTTTAGCTAATGTAGGATTTACATCGGCAAGGTTAATTCCTATTTTAAGCTTTAGGCTATTTGCAAAAATAATCCAATCTCCAACATTTCCATTATAAATATTATCTCCGGATTCAAAGCTTGTATATCCTGAATCTAAAGTAGATAACGCTGAATTTATCCTTGTAATTAAGTTCTCATAAATTGTTTTCGCATCATCATATTTTGGTAAAACAATAGTTTCAGGTTTTGCTGCTTCTGAATAAGGAACGTTACCAAAACTATCTACTAAAACCTGATAGGTATAAACTTCCAATAAATTTATGATTGCTAATTTATTGGCCTGTTGTTTTTCCCAAGTTGCCTGAGGCGTTAAAGGTGGCTTCACTTCAGTCGCTAAGACCTTTTTTGACTCATTAAGATTTCCAAGAACATCTGTATATAGTGCAAGCCACATATTATCCGGAACTTTTCTAGTTCCTGCAAAATTAAATCTTGCATCATTTCTATATATTGTTGTAGCTAGATAATGCTGGAAAAATCTGAAAACATTAAGGTTAACACTAGGTGTTTCCATCTGATCCATTAGCTCTTTTTGAGCATTGGTAAATAATGGTTCGGCCGGAACCACATAGGGTTGACTTTGGTTATTATTAAAATCCTCATCTCCGTTTACACATCCAGTGAGAAATGCTAACGAGCCTATAGTAAGTATTGAAAATATCTTTTTCATTTTTAATTCGATTTAGAAGTCTAATTTAACATTGAATGAATAAATACGCGTAGTCGGCATCACACCAGACTGGAACCCTTGAACGTTACCTGAAGAAGTTCCTGCTTCAGGATCTGCATCAGGTAGATTTTTATGAATAATCCATAAATTCTGTCCCATCAGGCTTAAAGT
Above is a genomic segment from Chryseobacterium mulctrae containing:
- the tamL gene encoding translocation and assembly module lipoprotein TamL, which codes for MKNTFNIYCKYFLASGMTVAVISCSNTKFLKDGQMLYTGAEVKIESDSLSKKEKSELKSALEENLTPKPNSTFLGLRPKLYAYNTTKEPKKEKGIKYWLKYKFGEEPVLLGDVDREFNKDIIVNYSENKGYFNAKAKYDTVSKNKKAQVIYTLNPGARYLISNVNFPKDSTLINAEIQNLKEKTLLKEGNPFDLDVIKNERQRIDNELKDKGFYYFSPDNIIVQADSTVTKNPKVELIVKLKDNTPKLATEQFTIDKVVVFPNYNLRDAKKGKYNIPMNPDSLKGYEYNNIYVVDPDKKFKPRIFDRALYFNQGDIYNRKDHNLSLNRLISLGVFKFVKNEFVVSDSLNHKFDAYYVLTPRELQSLRLEALGRTNSANYAGSELNLNWTQRNFFRGAEQFKASVYGAFDVQMGGPADAENIFRAGTNVQLSIPRIVAPFRFNSSSAFVPRTNMKLGYEFQNRTTLYSLNTFNASFGYQWKENVRKEHELNVIDVSLIRPADITEKFKTKSDGNPYLQRITEKQLIFGPTYSYTYSTTMLPRKNTFYYKGMLDLAGNITGLVTGANVKEGKEKTIFGVPFSQYAKIENDLRFYHKFNEKTSFASRFIAGAAIPYGNSEHIPFSRQFFVGGSNSIRAFRARTLGPGSYDPRDENNNRAVFDQSGDVKLELNAEYRANLYKFLNVAAFVDAGNIWLINDDINDEGVNTRPGGKFSKEFLSEIAVGAGVGLRLDFSILVLRLDLAMPLRVPYYEKGDRWTFDRINFGDSSWRKDNLILNIAIGYPF
- a CDS encoding YihY/virulence factor BrkB family protein, translated to MLKELKFFWETVKETFTEWNNSSASNDSASLAYYAIFSIPGLLIIIIWIAGYFFGEEAIRGQISTQISGLMGQDVAKSIQDMIAGALIDKENIFMKIVGVGSLVYGSTTLFFQLQKSLNNLWDVEAAPKKALVKFLLDRANSLGMILILGFLLMITMVLSSLIGLFNNFITTYFGLETYIIVEIINFTVGFLVIVVLFALMFKVLPDVEISWKSVWKGALLTAALFTLGKFLLSLYFGQFKPTSAFGTAGTVILIMMWINYSCMLVFFGAEFTKVYTYRKGYKIVPSKHAKWSSAKLYRESQVQNETQV
- the argS gene encoding arginine--tRNA ligase, giving the protein MNIKDIIEQKLAEVILNVYQLKDIKLEIQENKTEFEGDFTIVTFPLVKQLKKNPESIGVELGEGLTTQTELLESFNVVKGFLNVKVKNQFFVDQFKTVSEQFFNIEKKNATVMVEYSSPNTNKPLHLGHIRNNLLGFSVAQILKEAGYDVIKSQIINDRGIHICKSMLAWEKFGKGETPNAETKGDKFVGNYYVKFDQEYKKEIAELIANGSTEDQAKKDAPLMKEAQQMLLDWENGDEKVRNLWSEMNSWVYDGFNQTYKRLGVDFDQVQYESNTYILGKDLIQEGLDKGVLYQKEDGSVWCDLTDEGLDQKLLLRSDGTSVYMTQDLGTAVQRFKENDIQKLIYTVGNEQDYHFQVLFKILGKLGYSWADQLYHLSYGMVELPNGKMKSREGTVVDADDLMQEMYNEAKLKAIEQGRLEGLTDGEKEISYEIIGQAALKYFMLKVDPKKKMLFNPEESIDFNGNTGPFILYTYARIQSLLIKANYLNREIAEVELNQHEKEVIMQLANYKSVVERASESLSPALVANYLYDLVKSYNSFYQSNIILKLEDEDLKQFRLNLSNLTAQTIKKSLSLLGIGTVNRM
- a CDS encoding SusD/RagB family nutrient-binding outer membrane lipoprotein, with translation MKKIFSILTIGSLAFLTGCVNGDEDFNNNQSQPYVVPAEPLFTNAQKELMDQMETPSVNLNVFRFFQHYLATTIYRNDARFNFAGTRKVPDNMWLALYTDVLGNLNESKKVLATEVKPPLTPQATWEKQQANKLAIINLLEVYTYQVLVDSFGNVPYSEAAKPETIVLPKYDDAKTIYENLITRINSALSTLDSGYTSFESGDNIYNGNVGDWIIFANSLKLKIGINLADVNPTLAKQTVEAAYAGGVMVTNPKNSLFKYDGTSPNFNRLYAEVVASNRNDFVVEEGIVDAMNDLNDPRRPFYFTEVSGGGYVGGTVGLTNEYGANSHIATNLLTPNKTGILFDAAEVNFYLAEAAARGYSVGGSTAAQYYQIAIERSMQQWGVPAADITTYLANPDVVFSTTNWKLKIGQQAWIAMYNRGFESWNFYRRLDYPVLTAPNAVSAAAGKVPTRLTYPINEQTVNGANWTAASSAIGGDKLTTKVFWDIN